tctgagtcagtacgagcaacacgctagaacacgctttgagtggtacattgcgtagggtttgatgtaagtataagcgcctaaccatttatgtgcctatcaacatttatttaagcgaaaaatttattatttctagtttgaattcaaaatctaactgttatttactgtgtattgttttctcctgaaatcttccttAGTGTTAGATTTTGtttgttgctatttcttctgtcggggtgttttgttataattttttgggcctaagcattttataaaaaaaatagcaaaagtacaatagtaatatttgtgttaattgtttgatcattccataaattgagtaagggctcgaacctcacttgtttgaagaaaTAGGTGAAGATTGAACACAATGGgcagtgaaagaaatatactatttaaagaatcaatagtgAAAGAAAGATAGATagtatgaagtagataaagaaagtAACAATAGTTCATAAATAGAGGtaagattgtattgagggcaatttatagggcagatgaaaaattattcaaatagataaataaagaaaaggcacatgataaacaaaattgacatcactgccaaattaagggaaaacagACAGAAATAGACGATAATAAACAGAAGGCATGCTAgagaatcagtgaaacaaaataaacagaagattgATGGTAGAttaaaatggaaagaagagaaaccccgttctgcgatgttcaggtacatccacagcagttgactcaacatactgcgaatcaaaacagtaccgtctacaatcacaaatttcttccctttcccacattgtcgcgccccttgcTTTTAGCCGCCTCGACTCTGACccacggtggtcaaaggtttacgagccgtttccacaggccaccagctagatcatcatgaaaaccaagccaacgtggaggttaGAAAATAggggtgcgggacatttcgccgaatgtcgtttcgccgacggtcatttcgctgaaggtcatttcgccgaatgtcgtttcgccgcatgggacgtttcgccgaatgggacgtttcgccgaattggcAAATAATCgtataataaatatataaaatggacacaaattgtattaaaatattttgaaaaagtataatgtccctaaaaggtgatttttcaatcttcctaaaaaaaaatgtatttttttgtttcttagtaTTGTTTATGCATAAACAATACTTAGTATTGTTTATACATAAACAatcgcttaaaaaataatctagatgaaaaaaaatctgcgggtttttgcattctttcaaacttaagcagttatttaatttcagcatacaatttctgtgagtttttgcataaatttctgttagttttttgcattattgttttaatatatcatttgaattatttctgtgagtttttgcgttctgttaaccatgagcagttcttttaattttctgcttataattttgataaatttctgttagtttttgcattctttgttttttaagcatattatttgtataatttttgtaagtttttgtattctttccaacatgagcagttcttttgattttcagcataacattttgaaaaaatgccggtagtttttgcattctttgtttactgagcatattgtttaaattatttatgagagtttttgcattctttcaaacatgaacagttcttttattttctgctcataattttgaatatttctgtttgtttttgcattctttgttttttaagcaaattatttttataatttttgtgagtttttgcattttttcaaacatgagcagtccttttaattggctgctttgcttataatttagattatttctgtttgtttttgcattctttgtttttcaagcattttttttgtataatttttgggagtttttgcattctttcaaacatgagcagttcttttgatttttagcataacattttggaaaatttctgtaagtttttgcattctttgttttttaagcaaatttttgtataatttttatgagtttttgcattctttgaaacatgagcagttcttttgattttcagcataacattttggaaattttttgttagttttcgcattctttgtatttgagcatattttttaattatttctgtgagttagtttttgcattctttcaaatatgagcagttcttttaatcggctgcttataatttagattatttctgtttgtttttgcattctttgtttttcaagcaaaatatttgtataatttttgggagttttcgcattctttcaaacatgagcagttcttttgattttcagcacaacattttgcaaaattgctgttagtttttgcattctatatttttggtatacttttcaaatatttcggtgagtttatgcattattagttttttaagcatattatttctataatttttgggaggttttgcattctttcaaacatgagcagttattttgatttttagcataacatttagaaaaatttctgttagtttttgcattcttaattttttaagcaaattatttgtattatttctgtgagtttatgcattctttgaaacatgagacgttctttacttttttaaattattatattattatcttgccactccttctcaagtttgcatgagtgaattacaagatggcactgcagcgaacaaatagcataaattatacaaaaaagttaatttttattcgattcggcgaaacgtccattcggcgaaatgactttcggcgaaacgtaccattcggcgaaacgacattcggcgaaatgaccgtcggcgaaacgacattcggtgaaacgtaccagatccagaaaataggacacttgcaagaaACCAGATCTATAcagttctgatcaagataattcgaatgatctaacagaactacggatgtagttagttgtgctccttccaggatgttcgtAACCTGGatgtcaaccgaagagcacgcatgttcttaggtatcaatccttggcctgcaatttgtttcttaaaacttttatcaaacattttttccgGCCTGCCAATGCTTCAAGAAAATCAggtctggcccgcagggcctaAATGTTAGGCACCCCTGCTGTAGAGtaacatttatgaattttttgcaCCCTTTTTAGTaccattttagtaaatttcgaaTGGTTTTTCGGTATGTTTCGTCCAACAGGAATTACAACGAATTACTAAATGAATCATGTTATTtcgaaacataaaaataaagaacGACCCCAAACATTCAACGCCCACCTTACCTGCACCGCTACCCCCGCTCGTTCCGCCGTCATCCCCTCACGACTGCTGCTTGAACTGGCACGCCTTCACCGCAATCAACTGCAGCAGCACAAAGATCGGCGAAAAGACCTCGCTGTACTCGAGCCCACTCTGGCCGGACAGTTTCATGCACACCAGATACTTGAAGCCGGCGGTCAGCAGCAGCACGTGGATGCTCCAGGACAGCCGGTGCAATGCCTGCCGGTGCTTGTTCCCCAGGTACATCCGGATGCCGACGATGACGCAAAAGTACGCGTTACAAAAATCACCACAAAAGAGGGGCGAAAACATGAGCAACCACTCGCTGGTGCTGATCGGGGTGGCCGCCAGCGTTCCGGTGGTCACTTTGACCGTCAGAATGATGGTGAACACGAGAAAGGCCAGCAAATTGACCAGCATCTCGAACTGCGTTATGCCGATCCATTTGACGACGTCGAGCAGTTTGAAGTAGGTCTTGATTTCGACCTCGTCGGTCATCTTCCGGCTGCCGCTGGTGCTGCTGCGTGACGGGGCTATCTTGGCAATGGTGTCGGATTTGCTCGACGCGGGCGGGAGCAGCGATTCCAGGGGCGTTTCCGGAAGGAGCGCTATGCTTGCGGGATGAATGGTGGGAGGTTTAGGCCGCGCCGGTGCTGGCCGGCTTCAGCTTAACGGTACGATACAGTCGGACGTGCAGACAGGAGTTCATTCGGCGCTGCTCGCCGAAATCATCGTCGTCCTTTAGCGGGTGGAGATCGTCTGCGAGTGAAACAATGATGAATTTCTGTGCGCTaatctgccgttctacgcataattgtcccatgtcatttttggtcggttctgactttttgtcatttttaggtttagtttgacgatcacttttcgaaaaacacataaaatctagtactttgttcggaaactcattgaaaacaacaccaagtctgtttgtcccatcgttaaacttctacgcataattgtcccaccaagtattttcttgcACGAAATGATCCGTTTTACGACGTATTTTGCCTTATTTACCTATTGTATACCAagagaattcaaaataagagtgataaactgctaactggcatggttagggacttatggggtgaatggggacccacgggacaattatgcgtagaaacacaaaaaacggacgaaaaatttcaatcgcgtttttctcagttgcacttttttgaacatgggacaattatgcgtagaacggcagtaatgCAGTTAAGACTATTTTACCAGTTACGGTTATCGTGGAAGTGTTGACCTCGTAATCAAAAGCGTCCGGATATTCTGCCTTAACTTTGAGGGCGAGATTGATGCCGCGGTTGATGGCGCGACCCGTGCAGTGCAGGAACACCTCTCCGATGGACGAATTCAATATCTCTAGACAGCGCTTGAACtgcaactgcaaaaaaaaacatcaatatttttaaactgaccACTTCCCTAATGATCCCTCCCGGAACCTACCACAAAGTCCGACTTGTACGTCACGTAGATGTCGTTCTCCCGCGTGTAATACTTTGGCAGAACCCGTTTCTTCAGCACGTGCCGATCACTGTTCTTGCGTCCAGATCCGGCAGAACCGTCCGGTGCCGCCGGAGCACTACGATCCGATTTgttgccaccaccaccaccggaaGTGGGCGCCGCCGATCTTTTGGAGTTGTTATTACTGTTGTTGTTCTTACCGCGGTTCGCTGCTGCGTTGGCCTTTACAGGGGCACTTTCGTCGCGCGCAACCGGGGCCGCTCCGTCACTCATTATACGCACACTGCCACCGGGAGCTGGAATCCCATCGGTTTGGCGGAAGTTTTCGACGTGAAATTAGGGAACTGCGGAACCACGGCACGAATAAAGAGGAAATGTTTACAAAACAGTGCGAAATCGAGAGCGGaggcaaatgtcaaaaatgttcaaGATTGCCTCATGGTGTAGGTGAAAACTGTATGATATGATATGTGTCGGAGTATTATTAGCGTTGATGATTTCAGAGTCGGagttcttaaaaaataattcataaagAATAAAGTTGTTCCCtgctaaatcaaatttaaactcatgatatctttgaaaaatcaaaaaatcgttGAGGTACCAAACAACGGCAAAAgagaaaaaacatcaaatttatgGGTTAAATCCTAGGTTAAATCCCAGTTAAACTTTAATGCAGGAGTACCTAGGTTAAATCCCAGTTAAACTTTAATGCAGGAGTACCTAGGTTAAATCCCAGTTAAACTGTAATGCAGGAGTACCAAGGCCTATCGCAATTTAATCAATCAACTCATATTTAGGCCGAGATGAGAGCTCAAAATTCACTTATTtactaatttaataaattagttatttttgatttttttttaaattcaaaattttagaaatttaaaatttcagaatctTTGATTttcagaattgggtcctaaaattaagcctaaatttgtgatattattgtacACAACGGTAtcgcttatttttctgagtacaatgaccttgTACGACcgcatttttaaatcaattttgaaaaattaacttcgcggcccttcttgacagaaaaggtactacttgacagctcgttccaagggaaccatggttgatccatcgaaaaattttgtcttgccatttttttttgttttgcatcaaaatagaaaaaaaagtgatcagaaatggtttttatcgtgtttttaccgttgtacataaatatttacatagggctttactgcccatgatcgcataaatgtcccatatgcattttcatcacttttgagttattgatgcagtttggttcaaaatcgtgtgatttttcaaaagaacctataacatccagtactttgttctagaaatcagaacgaaatcctgttttttcgtgaaaacttaacacgtagccttatgtgtgggacaggGCCCTATTGTAGatcttcagaattttagaatttaagaaattaaggtCGTTGATGGAGTCTTTCACTTTTGGGACAATGACTGCacatgatggttctgaattcagggtccagaatacattgattgatacattctgaatcaagatttgaatgcttttctaaaacaaagaaattattttgattagataacgccccaagcactttacTTGTCATTATTAAAAATAGAGTCCTAAACTGCCGTTCAACGCATAATtatcccatgtcagttttggaggattttgactttatgacatttttaagtttagtctgatgtgtggtttaagaaaaacacttaaaatctggtactttgttcgaaaactcattaaaaacaacaccaagtctgtttgtcccatcgttaaacttctacgcataattgtcccaccaagtatttcttacacggaatcattagttttactgagcattatgtcttgtttacctgttgaatagcaagataatctcaaataagggtgataaactgctaactggggcgattagggacacaccttcggtatatttttgaaaaataaaatacaaatacaaagggcgaataggaacccacgggacaattatgcgtagaaacacagaaatcggtcgaaaaatttcattcgcgtttttctcagttgcacttttttgaacatgggacaattatgcgtagaacggcagtaaagccctatgtaaatttttatgtacaacggtaaaaaacacgataaaaaccatttcttatcactttttttttatttgaggacTCTGAAAGGCATCGACTCTGAAAGGCGATCGGCCATtaggcggccatgtttgttttagaaaaaaatcaaatcttgattcagaatgtttcattcaaaaaattgttttctttgtgt
This is a stretch of genomic DNA from Culex pipiens pallens isolate TS chromosome 1, TS_CPP_V2, whole genome shotgun sequence. It encodes these proteins:
- the LOC120421194 gene encoding transmembrane protein 203, whose translation is MTDEVEIKTYFKLLDVVKWIGITQFEMLVNLLAFLVFTIILTVKVTTGTLAATPISTSEWLLMFSPLFCGDFCNAYFCVIVGIRMYLGNKHRQALHRLSWSIHVLLLTAGFKYLVCMKLSGQSGLEYSEVFSPIFVLLQLIAVKACQFKQQS
- the LOC120421191 gene encoding ribonuclease P protein subunit p20, coding for MSDGAAPVARDESAPVKANAAANRGKNNNSNNNSKRSAAPTSGGGGGNKSDRSAPAAPDGSAGSGRKNSDRHVLKKRVLPKYYTRENDIYVTYKSDFVLQFKRCLEILNSSIGEVFLHCTGRAINRGINLALKVKAEYPDAFDYEVNTSTITVTDDLHPLKDDDDFGEQRRMNSCLHVRLYRTVKLKPASTGAA